From the genome of Erythrobacter litoralis, one region includes:
- a CDS encoding class I SAM-dependent methyltransferase, protein MCLAHSPVIEAYARETGLPPFAAALIDTLNKAASAMSLSIGHRLGLFDAMRGGAAETPGDLAGRLGLEERYVAEWLGAVTTAGITHIDAQGRYSLPEEHALFLGEDAPLGSMSGMMQWIGVLAPVEDDIMRCFREGGGVPYSSYPRFHEVMEQEGALTFDPDATLGLVEGLVRRLERGIDVLDVGCGRGRALRIFSERFPNSRFTGYDLGADAIATAREQAGGLGNLRFEVRDCMRMKDEAAFDLVFTFDAIHDQPHPAILLANIRRALREGGVYIAQDIWARTKVADNRDHPLAPFMYTISLMHCMTVSLAQGGIGLGAAWGEEKAFELFAEAGFGEVAMERLPHDMQNAYYVCRP, encoded by the coding sequence ATGTGCCTTGCTCATAGCCCCGTCATCGAAGCCTATGCCCGCGAAACCGGCCTGCCGCCCTTCGCGGCGGCGCTCATCGATACTCTCAACAAGGCGGCGAGCGCGATGTCGCTGTCGATCGGCCACCGGCTCGGCCTGTTCGACGCGATGCGCGGCGGCGCCGCGGAAACGCCGGGGGACCTGGCCGGAAGGCTCGGCCTCGAGGAACGCTACGTCGCCGAATGGCTCGGCGCGGTGACCACCGCCGGCATCACCCATATCGACGCACAAGGCCGTTACAGCCTGCCCGAGGAGCACGCCCTGTTTCTAGGTGAGGACGCGCCGCTCGGCAGCATGTCGGGCATGATGCAGTGGATCGGCGTGCTCGCCCCGGTCGAGGACGACATCATGCGCTGCTTTCGCGAAGGCGGAGGCGTTCCCTATTCCTCCTATCCCCGCTTCCACGAGGTGATGGAGCAGGAAGGCGCGCTCACCTTCGATCCGGACGCGACGCTGGGTCTGGTCGAAGGGCTTGTCCGGCGGCTCGAACGGGGCATCGACGTGCTCGATGTCGGGTGCGGCCGCGGACGCGCACTGCGGATTTTCTCCGAGCGTTTTCCCAACAGCCGTTTCACCGGTTACGACCTCGGTGCCGATGCGATCGCGACCGCGCGCGAGCAGGCGGGCGGGCTCGGCAATTTGCGCTTCGAAGTGCGCGATTGCATGCGGATGAAGGACGAGGCCGCGTTCGATCTCGTCTTCACCTTCGATGCGATCCACGACCAGCCGCATCCCGCCATCCTGCTTGCGAATATCCGCCGCGCGCTGCGCGAGGGCGGGGTCTATATCGCGCAGGACATCTGGGCGCGTACGAAGGTCGCCGACAACCGCGACCATCCGCTCGCCCCTTTCATGTACACGATCAGCCTGATGCACTGCATGACCGTAAGCCTTGCGCAGGGCGGGATCGGGCTCGGCGCGGCGTGGGGCGAGGAGAAGGCTTTCGAACTGTTCGCCGAGGCCGGCTTCGGCGAAGTCGCGATGGAGCGGCTGCCGCACGACATGCAGAACGCCTATTACGTCTGCCGGCCCTGA
- a CDS encoding alpha/beta hydrolase: MTRIEIGEDIAVTRGDRRLQMPKSRKARALLAYLALSRKAVHRSRLSEMFWHRAADPRGGLRWALTRLRRLLGPDEGWLIADSSCVQLACPAEAIAVDRSAGDLLLIATETGDHDEYAAWLVALRGEIASGFGDGPLMDADREERPPRQTIRYATAPDGTRIAYAAMGEGRPVVRAANWLTHLDAELDIPAWSGLILRLARKYCLYRYDERGNGLSDWDVEDLSFDAFVSDLECVIDTIALERFPLIGISQGAPVCIEYAARHPERVSGLVLIGGYPAGWRFDPAPGSQARREAEMTLVRHGWGANTSAYRQIFSQTFFSDVDRETIEQFNEFQRLTTSAENAARFIDCFGNIDVRARLGGIQIPTLVLHSRGDERIAFGVGAELAASMPNAELRTLASRNHLPHPGEPAFSVMMQEIERFIDSLD, encoded by the coding sequence ATGACGCGGATCGAGATCGGGGAGGACATCGCGGTAACGCGCGGCGATCGGCGTCTGCAGATGCCGAAATCGCGCAAGGCACGTGCGCTGCTCGCCTACCTCGCGCTGTCGCGAAAGGCGGTGCATCGCAGCCGGTTGAGCGAGATGTTCTGGCATCGGGCGGCCGATCCTCGCGGGGGGCTGCGCTGGGCGCTGACCCGCCTGCGCCGGTTGCTCGGCCCGGATGAAGGCTGGCTGATCGCCGATTCCTCCTGCGTGCAGCTGGCCTGCCCCGCCGAAGCGATCGCCGTCGATCGCAGCGCGGGCGACCTGCTCCTGATCGCGACCGAGACCGGCGATCACGACGAATACGCCGCCTGGCTGGTCGCCCTGCGCGGCGAAATCGCGTCAGGCTTCGGCGACGGCCCGCTCATGGACGCCGATCGGGAAGAACGCCCCCCGCGCCAGACCATCCGCTACGCCACGGCCCCCGATGGCACGCGCATCGCCTATGCAGCGATGGGCGAGGGACGCCCGGTGGTGAGAGCGGCCAACTGGCTCACCCATCTCGACGCGGAACTGGATATCCCCGCATGGTCAGGGCTGATCCTGCGGCTTGCACGCAAATATTGCCTCTATCGCTATGATGAGCGCGGAAACGGCCTGAGCGACTGGGACGTCGAGGACCTCTCCTTCGATGCTTTCGTCAGCGATCTCGAATGCGTGATCGACACTATCGCGCTTGAACGGTTTCCCCTGATCGGGATCAGCCAGGGCGCGCCCGTCTGCATCGAATACGCGGCGAGGCATCCCGAAAGGGTCAGCGGACTGGTTCTCATCGGGGGCTATCCCGCCGGGTGGAGGTTCGACCCGGCCCCCGGAAGCCAGGCCCGCCGCGAGGCCGAGATGACCCTTGTGCGCCATGGATGGGGCGCCAATACGTCAGCCTACCGGCAGATCTTCTCCCAGACCTTCTTTTCGGATGTCGACCGCGAGACGATCGAGCAATTCAACGAATTCCAGCGCCTGACCACGTCGGCTGAAAACGCGGCACGGTTCATCGACTGTTTCGGCAATATCGACGTGCGCGCGCGCCTGGGCGGGATCCAGATTCCGACCCTCGTCCTTCACAGCCGGGGGGATGAGAGGATAGCGTTCGGGGTAGGGGCCGAACTGGCCGCATCCATGCCCAATGCCGAACTGAGGACGCTGGCATCCCGCAACCACCTGCCGCATCCGGGTGAACCCGCCTTCTCCGTCATGATGCAGGAGATCGAGCGGTTCATCGACAGCCTCGACTGA
- a CDS encoding NUDIX hydrolase — translation MSSPDTSGAPREGIPAATIIIFRNSPSGGPPEVLMTVRSRNMTFAGGMAVFPGGRVDPADYELGEKVSRAAHGAIAPDEAAHQIAAVRETLEETGLALGLAGDITAQSAAEARAMLMREGALAPVLDAFGWSLDLDQITPFARWFPKNEKIVRAYDTRFYLADLGTGAVDVSIDQAENTHLFWTSAQGALEAAEAGEIKIIFPTRRNLERLALFASFAEARAQAEAIPVRTIMPRIEQRGGRTMLTILEDAGYPVTAEVLDDVARG, via the coding sequence ATGAGCAGTCCCGATACGTCCGGTGCCCCGCGCGAAGGCATCCCCGCCGCCACCATCATCATCTTCCGCAATTCCCCCTCTGGCGGCCCGCCGGAGGTGCTGATGACCGTCCGTTCGCGAAACATGACCTTCGCCGGCGGCATGGCGGTGTTTCCGGGCGGGCGGGTGGACCCTGCGGACTACGAACTTGGCGAAAAGGTCAGCCGCGCAGCACACGGTGCGATTGCCCCGGACGAGGCCGCGCACCAGATCGCAGCCGTGCGCGAAACGCTGGAGGAAACCGGCCTGGCGCTAGGCCTTGCGGGCGACATCACCGCGCAATCCGCAGCCGAGGCGCGCGCCATGCTGATGCGCGAGGGCGCCCTCGCCCCGGTGCTGGATGCCTTCGGCTGGAGCCTCGACCTCGACCAGATCACCCCTTTCGCGCGGTGGTTTCCGAAGAACGAGAAGATCGTGCGCGCTTACGACACGCGCTTCTACCTCGCCGATCTCGGCACCGGCGCTGTCGATGTTTCGATCGACCAGGCCGAAAACACGCACCTGTTCTGGACTTCGGCGCAGGGCGCGCTCGAAGCGGCGGAAGCTGGCGAGATCAAGATCATCTTCCCCACGAGGCGCAATCTCGAACGGCTGGCCCTGTTCGCCAGCTTTGCCGAAGCGCGCGCGCAGGCCGAGGCGATTCCCGTGCGCACGATCATGCCCAGGATCGAGCAGCGCGGCGGCCGGACGATGCTCACCATCCTCGAAGATGCGGGCTACCCGGTGACGGCCGAGGTTCTGGACGACGTCGCGCGGGGGTGA
- the grxD gene encoding Grx4 family monothiol glutaredoxin, giving the protein MADINSRISTIVGDNDVVLFMKGTPLFPQCGFSNLAVNILDHCGVAYESVDVLQDMEIRQGIKAYSDWPTIPQLYVKGEFVGGSDIMKEMFEAGELQTMLAENGVAKAS; this is encoded by the coding sequence ATGGCTGACATCAATTCGCGCATCTCCACCATCGTCGGCGACAATGACGTCGTCCTCTTCATGAAGGGCACCCCGCTCTTCCCGCAATGCGGTTTCTCGAACCTCGCGGTGAACATTCTCGACCATTGCGGCGTCGCCTATGAAAGCGTCGACGTGCTGCAGGACATGGAAATCCGCCAGGGGATCAAGGCCTATTCCGACTGGCCGACCATCCCCCAGCTTTACGTCAAGGGCGAATTCGTCGGCGGTTCGGACATCATGAAGGAGATGTTCGAGGCGGGCGAACTCCAGACCATGCTCGCCGAGAACGGGGTCGCCAAGGCGTCTTGA
- a CDS encoding BolA/IbaG family iron-sulfur metabolism protein, translating into MPMRGEDIKAAIEQELPGATVELTDLAGDDNHWAARVIAPQFAGKSRVQQHKMVYAAFGEKMGGELHALQVTTVVPS; encoded by the coding sequence ATGCCCATGCGAGGCGAGGACATAAAGGCCGCGATCGAACAGGAACTGCCCGGAGCGACGGTCGAACTGACCGACCTCGCCGGCGACGACAACCATTGGGCCGCGCGCGTCATCGCGCCGCAATTCGCCGGGAAAAGCCGGGTGCAGCAGCACAAGATGGTCTATGCCGCGTTCGGCGAGAAGATGGGCGGCGAACTGCACGCCTTGCAAGTGACGACCGTCGTTCCCAGTTAA
- a CDS encoding DUF1476 domain-containing protein codes for MTDFKDRQRGEEAKFAFDQETAFKVAARRNRLLGEWAAGLMNLTEEETDAYKKAVVQADFEEAGDEDVIRKLLGDLTAADANVTEAEIRAKLDEMAIEARRQIAGQ; via the coding sequence ATGACCGATTTCAAGGACCGCCAGCGCGGCGAGGAAGCCAAGTTCGCGTTCGACCAGGAAACCGCCTTCAAGGTCGCGGCGCGGCGCAACCGGCTGCTCGGCGAATGGGCGGCGGGCCTCATGAACCTCACCGAAGAGGAAACCGACGCCTACAAGAAGGCCGTCGTGCAGGCCGATTTCGAAGAAGCAGGCGACGAGGACGTGATCCGCAAGCTGCTGGGCGATCTCACCGCCGCCGATGCCAACGTGACCGAAGCGGAAATCCGGGCCAAGCTGGACGAAATGGCGATCGAGGCGCGCCGCCAGATCGCCGGACAGTAA
- a CDS encoding NADPH:quinone oxidoreductase family protein gives MKAIRTHQVGGPETLTLDEIDAPSPGKGEVLVAVKACAINYPDTLMIRDLYQFKPERPYSPGGEIAGTILTIGEGVEGFKVGDMVMAGIGNGGLAEKVVVPANRMFPVPDGVAPEKAASLLMTYGTTIHGLKDRGHIKEGDTVLILGAAGGVGLSAVELAKAFGARVVAAVSSEEKGEVARKAGADAVVIYPKDDMDKAASKELSQKFKEACGPEGANMVYDIVGGQYSEPALRAIAWEGRFLVVGFPAGIAKMPLNLTLLKSCDICGVFWGAFTAREPVKFRQQVEELFDMLKAGKIDPLVSETFPLERAGEAIAKLENREAVGKLVVTV, from the coding sequence ATGAAAGCCATCCGCACCCACCAGGTCGGCGGACCCGAGACCCTCACGCTCGACGAGATCGACGCGCCCAGCCCCGGCAAGGGCGAGGTGCTGGTCGCGGTGAAGGCCTGCGCGATCAATTATCCCGACACGCTGATGATCCGCGACCTCTACCAGTTCAAGCCGGAGCGCCCCTATTCGCCCGGCGGCGAGATCGCCGGCACGATCCTGACGATCGGCGAAGGGGTCGAGGGTTTCAAGGTCGGCGACATGGTGATGGCCGGCATCGGCAATGGCGGCCTGGCTGAAAAGGTCGTGGTCCCGGCGAACCGGATGTTCCCCGTCCCCGATGGGGTCGCGCCCGAAAAGGCGGCGAGCCTGTTGATGACCTACGGCACGACGATCCACGGGCTGAAGGATCGCGGGCACATCAAGGAAGGCGACACGGTGCTTATCCTCGGCGCGGCGGGCGGCGTCGGCCTGTCGGCGGTCGAGCTTGCCAAGGCTTTCGGCGCGCGCGTGGTCGCTGCCGTTTCCTCGGAGGAGAAGGGCGAGGTCGCCCGGAAAGCGGGCGCTGATGCCGTCGTGATCTATCCCAAGGACGATATGGACAAGGCCGCCTCCAAGGAGCTCAGCCAGAAATTCAAGGAGGCCTGCGGCCCCGAAGGCGCGAACATGGTCTATGACATCGTCGGCGGGCAATATTCCGAACCGGCCCTGCGCGCCATAGCGTGGGAAGGTCGATTTCTCGTCGTCGGCTTCCCGGCGGGGATCGCGAAGATGCCGCTCAATCTCACCCTGCTCAAAAGCTGCGACATCTGCGGGGTGTTCTGGGGCGCCTTCACCGCGCGCGAACCGGTGAAATTCCGCCAGCAGGTGGAGGAATTGTTCGACATGCTCAAAGCCGGGAAGATCGACCCGCTGGTGTCGGAAACCTTCCCGCTCGAACGCGCAGGCGAGGCAATCGCCAAGCTGGAAAACCGCGAGGCGGTGGGCAAGCTCGTCGTCACCGTGTGA
- the leuD gene encoding 3-isopropylmalate dehydratase small subunit → MEKLVRIEGRAIPFGAKNVDTDVIIPAKWLKTITRDGLGEGAFESIRAEPSNIFDDPDYAGAPILIAGDNFGCGSSREHAAWALLDMGVRVVIAPSYSDIFSGNAVKNGILPVVLPQEAVDRLMDVAREGETIHVDLESQTVTTPFQDRFTFEIDPFRKHCLMGGLDEVALTLESSDAIAAYENARAGQQGWLARGTDT, encoded by the coding sequence ATGGAGAAACTTGTCCGGATCGAAGGCCGCGCGATCCCCTTCGGCGCGAAGAACGTCGACACCGACGTCATCATCCCGGCCAAATGGCTCAAGACGATCACCCGCGACGGGCTTGGCGAAGGGGCGTTCGAATCGATCCGGGCGGAACCCAGCAACATCTTCGACGATCCCGATTACGCGGGCGCGCCGATCCTGATTGCGGGCGACAATTTCGGCTGCGGGTCGAGCCGCGAACACGCCGCATGGGCGCTGCTGGACATGGGCGTCCGCGTCGTGATCGCGCCGAGTTATTCCGACATCTTTTCCGGCAATGCGGTCAAGAACGGTATCCTTCCCGTTGTCCTGCCGCAGGAAGCGGTCGACCGGCTGATGGACGTCGCGCGCGAAGGCGAGACGATCCATGTCGACCTCGAAAGCCAGACCGTCACCACGCCGTTCCAGGACCGCTTCACCTTCGAGATCGACCCTTTCCGCAAGCATTGCCTGATGGGCGGGCTCGACGAGGTGGCGCTCACGCTCGAATCGAGCGATGCCATCGCCGCCTATGAGAATGCGCGCGCTGGCCAGCAGGGCTGGCTCGCGCGCGGAACCGACACCTGA
- the leuC gene encoding 3-isopropylmalate dehydratase large subunit encodes MDDTARATPRTLYDKIWDAHLVESREDGTDILYIDRHLVHEVTSPQAFEALRKAGRPVRRPELTLAVPDHNLPTTARRDAKGARVPIADPQSAAQLEALERNAPEFGIRYIGDADAEQGIVHVVGPEQGFSLPGATIVCGDSHTSSHGGLGALAFGIGTSEVEHVLATQTLQLKRSKSMEVRVDGDLTPGVTAKDVVLHIIGQIGAAGGTGHVIEYRGAVFEAMSVEQRLTVCNMSIEAGARAGLIAPDETVFRYLKGRPMAPKGADWYAALAYWRTLKSDEGAVFDKSVTIDAADIAPSVTWGTSPEDVIAITGSVPSPDSFADAGKREAAKRSLAYMGIEPGTPMTQIPIENVFIGSCTNSRIEDLRAAAKVLEGRKKAENVRWAIVVPGSGLVKKQAEEEGLDRIFTEAGFEWREPGCSACLGMNPDKVPAGERCASTSNRNFVGRQGPGARTHLLSPAMAAAAAVAGHLADVREYT; translated from the coding sequence ATGGACGATACCGCCCGCGCGACGCCGCGCACGCTCTACGACAAGATCTGGGACGCGCATCTCGTCGAAAGCCGCGAGGACGGGACCGACATTCTCTACATCGACCGCCACCTGGTCCACGAGGTGACGAGCCCGCAGGCCTTCGAGGCCCTGCGCAAGGCGGGCCGCCCGGTTCGGCGCCCGGAACTGACGCTGGCGGTGCCCGATCACAACCTGCCGACCACCGCACGGCGCGATGCGAAGGGCGCGCGCGTACCGATCGCCGACCCGCAGAGCGCGGCGCAACTGGAAGCGCTGGAACGCAACGCGCCCGAATTCGGCATCCGCTATATTGGCGATGCCGATGCCGAACAGGGGATCGTCCATGTCGTCGGGCCGGAACAGGGCTTCTCGCTGCCGGGCGCGACGATCGTGTGCGGCGATTCGCACACTTCCAGCCATGGCGGCCTCGGCGCGCTCGCCTTCGGAATCGGGACGAGCGAGGTCGAACACGTTCTCGCGACCCAGACCCTCCAGCTCAAGCGGTCGAAATCGATGGAGGTGCGCGTCGATGGCGACCTTACCCCCGGCGTGACGGCAAAGGACGTGGTGCTGCACATCATCGGCCAAATCGGCGCTGCGGGCGGAACGGGCCACGTGATCGAATATCGCGGCGCGGTGTTCGAGGCGATGAGCGTCGAGCAGCGCCTCACCGTGTGCAACATGAGCATCGAGGCGGGCGCGCGTGCCGGCCTGATCGCGCCGGATGAAACCGTGTTCCGCTATCTCAAGGGCCGCCCCATGGCGCCCAAGGGCGCGGACTGGTACGCGGCGCTTGCTTACTGGCGCACGCTCAAGAGCGACGAGGGCGCGGTATTCGACAAGTCGGTCACCATCGATGCGGCCGACATCGCGCCGTCGGTGACCTGGGGCACCAGCCCCGAAGACGTCATCGCGATCACCGGCAGCGTCCCCTCGCCCGACAGTTTCGCCGATGCCGGAAAGCGCGAGGCGGCGAAGCGCAGCCTTGCCTATATGGGCATCGAACCGGGCACGCCGATGACGCAGATCCCGATCGAGAACGTCTTCATCGGCAGCTGCACCAACAGCCGGATCGAGGACCTGCGCGCCGCGGCGAAGGTGCTGGAAGGCCGCAAGAAGGCCGAAAATGTGCGCTGGGCGATCGTCGTGCCGGGATCGGGCCTCGTCAAGAAACAGGCCGAGGAGGAAGGGCTCGACCGGATCTTCACCGAAGCCGGTTTCGAATGGCGCGAGCCGGGCTGTTCGGCCTGCCTCGGCATGAACCCCGACAAGGTGCCCGCGGGCGAACGCTGCGCCTCGACCAGCAACCGCAATTTCGTCGGTCGGCAGGGACCGGGCGCGCGCACGCACCTGCTCTCCCCCGCCATGGCGGCGGCGGCGGCGGTCGCCGGACACCTTGCCGACGTGCGCGAATACACCTGA
- a CDS encoding acyl-CoA thioesterase gives MSARPHSHPITVEPEDIDFMGHVNNARYLNWVQDAVLAHWNKLAPAEDVASKAWVALKHEITYRKPAFLDDDVIAKTVLERYNGARAFYHTVIHRGEDVLAEVRSSWCCIDAKTLRPARIGEHLREFFFPEPDSDGHESVRPVDEREAG, from the coding sequence ATGTCAGCACGGCCCCATTCCCATCCCATTACGGTCGAGCCCGAGGACATCGATTTCATGGGGCATGTCAACAATGCCCGCTATCTCAACTGGGTGCAGGATGCGGTGCTTGCGCACTGGAACAAGCTCGCCCCGGCAGAGGATGTCGCGAGCAAGGCCTGGGTCGCTCTCAAGCACGAGATCACCTACCGCAAGCCCGCCTTTCTCGACGACGACGTGATCGCGAAGACCGTGCTCGAACGCTATAACGGGGCGCGCGCGTTCTATCACACCGTGATTCACCGGGGGGAGGACGTGCTCGCCGAGGTCAGGTCGAGTTGGTGCTGCATCGATGCCAAGACCCTGCGCCCGGCCCGGATCGGGGAGCATCTGCGCGAATTCTTCTTTCCCGAACCCGATAGCGACGGACACGAAAGCGTCCGTCCGGTGGATGAGCGCGAGGCAGGTTGA
- a CDS encoding fatty acid desaturase — MRISPVTTRHFSLPGRTEQGAIGLALAAAIAGAWLGIHAYSMYVFELTWDNWPLALVMAAAQCWLSVGVFIVCHDAMHGSLAPGKPRINQAIGAALLFLYAGFAWRKMRDAHFTHHKMSGRAGDPDFDEEHPSSFLNWYWTFFKRYFGWQSLLFVHTVVGIYWFVLDISFIQIFALYGAPALLSSLQLFYFGTFRPHYHAPGKPFADRHNTRSDRFGTLASLASCFHFGYHLEHHRRPDVPWWALPGARRAGVGEGVSK, encoded by the coding sequence ATGCGTATCTCACCCGTGACCACGCGCCATTTTTCCCTCCCCGGACGCACCGAGCAGGGGGCCATTGGCCTCGCGCTTGCCGCCGCCATTGCGGGCGCGTGGCTGGGGATCCATGCCTATTCCATGTATGTCTTTGAATTGACGTGGGACAACTGGCCGCTCGCGCTCGTCATGGCGGCCGCGCAGTGCTGGCTTTCGGTGGGGGTCTTCATCGTCTGCCACGACGCGATGCATGGCAGTCTCGCCCCCGGCAAGCCTCGCATCAACCAGGCGATCGGCGCGGCGCTGCTGTTCCTTTATGCGGGTTTTGCGTGGAGGAAGATGCGCGATGCCCATTTTACCCATCACAAGATGTCGGGCCGCGCGGGCGATCCCGATTTCGATGAGGAGCATCCCTCGAGCTTCCTTAACTGGTACTGGACGTTCTTCAAACGCTATTTCGGCTGGCAGAGCCTGCTGTTCGTGCACACGGTCGTCGGGATCTACTGGTTCGTGCTGGACATTTCCTTCATCCAGATCTTCGCACTCTATGGCGCGCCCGCCTTGCTGTCCTCGCTCCAGCTTTTCTATTTCGGTACGTTCCGCCCGCATTACCACGCGCCCGGAAAGCCTTTCGCCGACCGCCACAACACCCGCAGCGACCGTTTCGGCACGCTTGCCTCTCTGGCCTCCTGTTTCCACTTCGGCTATCACCTCGAACATCACCGCAGGCCCGACGTGCCATGGTGGGCCCTGCCGGGCGCGCGCCGGGCGGGCGTGGGAGAAGGAGTTTCGAAATGA
- a CDS encoding sterol desaturase family protein — MTWLEVGLTVLAALIGMELFAWYAHKYIMHGWGWGWHRDHHEPHDNALEKNDLFAVVFGTINAAMYIYGALYWDALWWFAVGITLYGVIYTLVHDGLVHQRYFKWVPKKGYAKRLVQAHKLHHATIGKEGGVSFGFVFARDPQVLKAELKAQKEAGIAKVRESATPDRGAA; from the coding sequence ATGACCTGGCTCGAAGTGGGCCTCACTGTCCTTGCCGCGTTGATCGGCATGGAACTGTTCGCATGGTACGCGCACAAATACATCATGCATGGCTGGGGCTGGGGCTGGCACCGCGATCACCACGAGCCGCATGACAATGCGCTGGAAAAGAACGATCTTTTCGCGGTCGTCTTCGGCACGATCAACGCCGCCATGTATATCTACGGCGCGCTCTACTGGGACGCGCTGTGGTGGTTCGCGGTCGGGATCACGCTCTACGGGGTGATCTACACGCTGGTCCACGATGGCCTCGTCCACCAGCGCTATTTCAAGTGGGTGCCCAAGAAAGGCTATGCCAAAAGGCTGGTCCAGGCCCACAAGCTCCACCATGCCACCATCGGCAAGGAGGGCGGGGTGAGCTTCGGCTTCGTCTTCGCGCGCGATCCGCAGGTGCTGAAAGCCGAACTCAAGGCGCAGAAGGAAGCCGGCATCGCCAAGGTCCGCGAAAGCGCGACGCCGGATCGCGGCGCGGCCTGA
- a CDS encoding YbaN family protein, translating to MRPLYLAGGLLFAALGAVGAVLPLLPTVPFLLLAAFCFARSNPEWEKRILDHPTWGPQILDWRERRAISRRAKVTAIATLVAGVAFTWATIGFPWVWFSVGALVLIGGWIATRKE from the coding sequence GTGCGCCCGCTCTATCTTGCGGGCGGATTGCTCTTTGCAGCGCTCGGCGCGGTGGGCGCCGTGCTGCCGCTATTGCCGACCGTTCCCTTCCTGCTGCTCGCCGCCTTCTGCTTTGCGCGCAGCAATCCCGAATGGGAAAAGCGCATTCTCGACCATCCCACCTGGGGCCCGCAGATCCTCGACTGGCGCGAACGCCGCGCAATCTCGCGCCGCGCCAAGGTTACCGCGATAGCGACCCTGGTCGCCGGCGTCGCTTTCACCTGGGCGACGATCGGCTTTCCCTGGGTGTGGTTTTCGGTCGGGGCTCTGGTCCTCATCGGCGGCTGGATCGCCACCCGCAAAGAATAG
- a CDS encoding SufE family protein, with amino-acid sequence MRSLDDILEEYEFLEGDERYGLLIELGRELEDMPDALKTDATLVRGCSAAVWVYPTGGDEAGRLHFLADSNAAITKGIVALVISAVQDRPAREVAGMDVTGALAPFDLKNQLSSNRTQGVPNMIALVKEHAARIAAA; translated from the coding sequence ATGCGATCTCTCGACGACATTCTCGAAGAATACGAATTCCTCGAAGGCGACGAACGCTATGGCCTCCTGATCGAGCTTGGCCGCGAGCTTGAGGACATGCCCGATGCGCTCAAGACCGATGCGACCCTGGTGCGCGGCTGTTCGGCCGCCGTGTGGGTCTATCCGACCGGAGGCGACGAAGCAGGCCGTCTGCATTTCCTTGCCGACAGCAATGCCGCGATCACCAAGGGAATCGTCGCGCTCGTCATTTCCGCGGTGCAGGACAGGCCAGCGCGCGAAGTCGCCGGGATGGACGTGACCGGCGCGCTCGCCCCGTTCGACCTGAAGAACCAGCTTTCGAGCAACCGCACGCAAGGGGTGCCGAACATGATCGCGCTGGTGAAGGAACACGCCGCGCGGATCGCCGCCGCCTGA
- the pspC gene encoding envelope stress response membrane protein PspC — MNSPRTKLYRDKHNAKLMGVCSGIADYTGVDAVWIRLGLVVLSITLGWPILAYFVAGFILNKKPPHLYRDEGEQKYWQRVRQSPHRTAREIRAQFRDIDRRLANVEAHYVSSNPRLTAEIERLR; from the coding sequence GTGAACAGCCCTCGCACCAAGCTTTACCGCGACAAGCACAATGCCAAGCTCATGGGCGTGTGCTCCGGCATCGCCGACTATACCGGCGTCGATGCGGTCTGGATCAGGCTGGGTCTCGTTGTCCTGTCGATCACGCTCGGCTGGCCGATCCTCGCCTATTTCGTCGCCGGCTTCATCCTCAACAAGAAGCCGCCGCATCTCTACCGCGACGAAGGCGAACAGAAATACTGGCAGCGCGTGCGCCAGAGCCCGCACCGCACCGCCCGCGAGATCCGCGCGCAGTTTCGCGACATCGACCGCAGGCTCGCCAATGTTGAGGCGCACTACGTGAGCAGCAATCCGCGCCTCACCGCCGAGATCGAGCGGCTGCGCTGA
- the pspB gene encoding envelope stress response membrane protein PspB: MEDILVPFILFGSIFIGLPWIILHYVTKWKTAATITSDDEVLLEELYSLARRLDERMDTVERLVADDDPSFTPVKRLVADQETDNQKLRELDRMMAEKKGARP; encoded by the coding sequence ATGGAAGACATCCTCGTCCCGTTTATTCTCTTCGGGTCGATCTTCATCGGCCTGCCCTGGATCATCCTGCATTACGTGACCAAGTGGAAAACCGCCGCGACCATCACCTCCGACGACGAGGTGCTGCTGGAGGAACTCTACAGCCTCGCCAGGCGGCTCGATGAACGGATGGACACGGTCGAGCGTCTCGTTGCCGACGACGATCCGTCCTTCACCCCGGTCAAGCGGCTCGTCGCCGACCAGGAAACCGACAACCAGAAACTGCGCGAACTCGACCGCATGATGGCCGAGAAGAAAGGAGCCCGCCCGTGA